In Harpia harpyja isolate bHarHar1 chromosome W, bHarHar1 primary haplotype, whole genome shotgun sequence, the sequence CAgcccttctctcccctgtcccaggGATTTGGGTCGGTTCTCGGTACTCTgagccctgcagctctgccatggCCCAGTGCCCCAATCCCGAGCTGCAATGCCCCGCCATGGTCCCAGGGGACCCTGAGTGGTTTTGGGGCATGGAACGGGACAGGATGGCAGTGCTGGGACCAATGGCATGGCGCCGGTCCCCACGGCTGTGCTTTCCTGTCCCATCTTCCGCACCTCACAGCAAACTTCTCCTTCTGCAGAATCCGGCCACACTTCTCCTTTGCAGCCCCGAAAGAGGGGGCGACCGCGGTGGAGCAGGAGTCATGGGGGCAGTCGGGGCAACCTGGGGCACGGCCTAGAGCGTGGTCTATGCCGACCTGAGGTTTGCCACGGCTCCGCCGCtcactgcccctgcctgccccgcaGCGCCCTCCGAGGCCGAGAGCCCCTAGGAGAACGTGCAGCTGGGGTCGGTGCCCGTGGCAACCAGCCCAGGTGAGAGCCCGGCTGCGGCCGCCACCATGGGGAGgatgggtgggggggggcaccggtAGCGGGGATGCAGGGTGATGCCCATGGCCGCTCATCTCTTGCAGGGCgctggccccggcggcagcgCGTCCCCGCAGGGGACTTGCTGTGAGtcggggcgggggccgcggggcagctggggaggggggcaccaGGAGCAGGTTTGGAGCTGggtgagggctgggctgctggggggcGGTTTGGGCCAGAGGGTGCCCGGGGATAGGGGCCCCGGGGTGGCGCTGCTTCTTGCTTGGCCGTCCTGAGCTGCCTTCCCACTGCCTTCTCATTGCCTTCCTATTGCCTTGTGGCACCACGAGCCCTGGGTGCCGGTCCTGGCAGGCTGTGGGGTggagcacagccagccccagggctccCGGGCACCAGGTGGGTGCTGGGCATGGGGCAGGCAGTTGACAGCTTCTCTCCCCCCAGCATTTTGTGCAGGCACCTGGTGCCACATACTGGATTAGAGAGAGATATCAAAATCATAATGATAAATCTGAGGGGCTGGATGAGAAGCCGTATAAAGAGTAAGTTGGTCCATCTTGGCCACCTGCACCTCTCCCACCTTTGCCAGCCATGGGTAGAGGTGCTGGGCACTGCCCAGGTGTCTGTCCCAGCCATGGGGCCAATGCTCGGGCATGGGCAGTGCTCTGGCCTTCCTGCTCAGACTAAGgggccctggggctgcagctgcgTGGGGGGCACagcggggctggcagcaggctgggagcATGGTGGTGGCACCTCTTATGTGCTCCTTCCCTTCTAGGAATGATTGGCTCGCCCACTGTGCAAAAACAGCCTTTGGGAAGATAAGCTGCTCCTACCATTTTCCATGGATCTGTGAACAGCCCCCAAATCTGAGCAACCCATCTGTCGTGggttcagcccagccggtaacaaaggaccacgcagccgctcgctcactcctcccgcccccctccggtgggatagggaggagacggaggagagaaaagaaaaaaaaacctggaacctcgagggtcgagataagggcagtttactgggacaacacaaaaaaaggttacaacaacaacaacggtactaatgaaagaatatacaaaaagagtgatgcacagtgcaactgctcaccacctggaacccgatgcTCTGCCACTTCCCACACCGAAAGTCGAGAAAGCCTcctccagcctgctccccatttatatactgagcatgatgtcacatggtatggaatagctccttgggtagttcaggtcagctgccccggctatgcccccccaccacctcccaggttcctgtaaaaattaactctatcccagctgaacccaggacattatccaccccttattctataccatctacatcatgcccagatcttacattttccaatcaaccactaccactttccttgtcttatatacatatatatatatgtatatggacaacccccccacacacacaaatagtattcccttagtcgatgggctatccctccaatgtgtccatcaattttatttagtccatgactttggggctccatctgttgtaacagttcttcaggataagagagatggtgtgaggtgttaggttgttgtatgctgcctctggaacttgtggccggtacatttggtgcaacccacacccttggcctgcaggtcgaagaggttgatcttgaggaaattgctgggcgccagttcaagttctatcactgttgtacttggctcagtttcaaagtccatccttcagtcatttgggtaattcttacagtaatacccttgatatggcatatagacactatagatacaatgacatacattggcaggttatttagcagttaaatatcatacagcctaattcactggctattctctcccaaaatcaaatctccctgaggtacacatcgaacttccccatccttctgcatcacccaccaggtgtacccaggtccctgagcaaaaacaaccccttggatgggtttgtctctgcttgaggggggactaacccagactgcctttcctaacatactcctcatgcgcactacagggactttatccccttctacagtatgtggaagtcttggttgggcggggccagcccaattggcagatcctctagtattaactaaccaggtggcttttgttaaatgtgtataccaatgtttgaaagttccaccccccattgctttcaatgtagttttcagcagtccattgtattgttcgatttttccggaggctggtgcgtgataagggatgtgatatacccactcaatgccatgttctttggcccaggtgtctatgaggttgtttcggaagtgagtcccgttgtccgactcgattccttctggggtgccgtgtcgccataaaactttctcttcaaggcccaggatagtgttctgggcagtggcgtgggacacaggatatgtttccagccatccagtggttgcttccaccattgtaagcacatggcacttgccttggcgggttcgtgggagtgtgatatagtcaatctgccaggcctcccactgtttatatttcagccatcgccctccataccacaggggttttagccgcttggcttgcttaattgcagcacgtttcacattcatggataacctgtgcaatagtgtccatggtcaagtccacccctcgatcaagagcccatctatatgttgcatctcttccctgatggcctgaggtatcatgggcccactgagccataaatagctcacccctacgttgccagtccaggtccacctgagacacttcaatcttcgcagcctgatctgcctgctggttgttttgatgttcttcagtggtctgactcttgggtacatgagcatctacgtgacgtacttttaccactagcttctctagccgaacagcaatatcttgccacagtgcggccgcccagatgggtttacctctgcgctgccagttgctcttccattgctgtagccacccccacagggcatttgccaccatccatgagtcagtatagagatagagcactggccacttctctctttcagcaatgtctaaggccagctggatggctttcacctctgcaaactgacttgattcaccttctccttcagcagtttctgtgacttgtcgtgtaggattccatacagcagccttccacctccgatgctttcccacaatgcgacaggacccatcagtgaacagggcatattgcctctcattttctggcagtttattatacagcagggcctcttcagcacgtgtcacctcctcctctggcgacattccaaaatctttgccttctggccagtccatgatcacttccacaattcctgggtgactggggtttcctatgcgagctcgttgtgtgatcagtgcggcccacatACTCCaagtggcatcagttgcatgatatgtagaggagactttccctttgaacattcagcccagcactggcagtcggggtgctaagaggagctgtgtttcagtaccaaccacttctgaggcagctcaaaccccttcatatgctgccaatatctctttttcagttggagtatagcgggcctcggatcctctgtatccccgactccaaaaccccaggggtcggccttgggtctccccaggtgctttctgccagaggctccaggtagggccattctccccagctgcagtatagagcacatttttaacatcttgtcctgcccggactggtccaagggctactgcatgaacaatctcccgcttaatttgttcaaaggcttgtcgttgctcagggccccatttaaaatcattcttctttcgggtcacttggtagagaggacttacaatttgactgtaatttggaatatgcattctccaaaagcccacaacacctaagaaagcctgtgtttcctttttattagttggtgggaacatagctgctattttgttgatcacatccatagggatctgacggtgcccgtcttgccattttactcctaagaactggatctcctgtgcaggtcccttgaccttactttcttttatggcaaaaccagccttcaaaaggatttggattattttcttccctttctcaaaaacttcttctgccatgttgccccatacgatgatgtcatcaatgtactggcaggtgttctggagcttcacctttttccagtgcatctggatcagtccatggcaaatagtggggctgtgtttccacccctggggcaggcgattccaggtgtactggacgcccctccaagtgaaagcaaactgtggcctgcactccgctgccaaaggaatggagaaaaatgcattagcaatgtcaattgtggcataccacttagctgcctttgattccagttcatattgaagctctaacatatctggcacagcagcgctcagcggtggcgtgacttcattcagcccatgataatctactgttagtctccattccccattagatttccgcacgggccatatgggactattgaagggtgagtgagtcttgctgatcactccttggctctccaattggcaaatcagcttatggatggggatcagggagtctcggttggtgcgatattgccgccggtgcaccgtcgtggtagcaattggcacctgttgttcttcaaccttcagcaaccccataaccgaagggtcttgagagagaccaggcagggtagacagctgttcaatttcctccatctccaatgcagctataccaaaggcccaacggtacccttttgggtccttgaaataccccctcctgagataatctataccaaggatgcactctgggccagttgcaatggggtgtttatgccactcattcccggttagactcatttcagcttccaatacggttagctcttgggatccccctgtcacaccagagatacagatgggttctgcccctttataacttgatggcattagggtgcattgtgcaccagtgtctactagagccttatattcctgtgggtcggacgtgccaggccatcgaatccacactgtccagtagactcggttgtccctctcctccacctggctggaggcagggcccctctaatcctggttagaatatccattactcacttttcacacacgtgaatcagaagtcccttcaagaggatcagaaatgggatccgCCCATCTACtgtgtctgggggactgctcacgggaaactggagcagcagttttccaagaagaatcctcttttctggttgctttttctcgcaactcccgtacccgtgcatccagggctgaggtaggttttccatcccacttcctcatgtcctctccatggtcacgcaggtaaaaccacaggttagcccatcgtgtatactttctctctcctctctcttgggcagaggaatgctgactcccaatagctgcgatgcgggcctgtacaggtggggaggaggacatatccactttgaattgctggaactctcgggacaattcctctacagccgagacacaggcccgtagggaggaagagagacttcctttgtattgccggagttggacagccaattcatccaccgtttgtccatagccttctttccaggacattactgccaatgagttggcataggttgggggtgcacttcgtagaaacttccgccacatgggttgtgtgcattggacttcatctggatctgtgggtgactgcgcattttctggatcattataaatcacctccagcacggctaattccctcaggtactggatacctctctccatggtggtccacttgccttggtgacatgtaacttcatccttgaaggggtatatttcctttacacctaacagaagtcgcctccagaggctgaggacttgtgtttttctcccaatcgccttgtcgatgcccccttccctagacagagatcccaactgcttggcttccttaccctctaattccacactactagccccattatcccagcatcggagcagccaggtaacaatgtgctcacctgggtggcggctaaaatcttttcgcatgtcacgcaactcactcagggatagagatcgggtaattatttcaggttctgcgtcttcctcctgttctcgcgatgaccctggttcatcttcatctctcactaagcgaactgatttctttgtgtgtttctttttctgtaccggggcgactgatactggcacaggttggttctctggtttagctgcagtatctgtcaccggggttgggggtagccacggtgcctgttgccggggtaggggtagccacggtgcctgttgtcggggttggggtagccatggtgcctgttgccctgttttccatcttttcccccttttccccctgagggtgctgcctaatatcaagcagggtttggtagatactggccagggcccagcacagtgcagtgagttgtgcgtctctggaatagccacagcattttcctttcaaatattctaccacttcatgagggttctgtagttgttcgggagtgaacttccaagccactggaggtgagaagttctctagatacctgcccatatcctcccacatgccgtgccacccatgaatatccagccttggggcagatctctgggtggtactcttaaagagcctttttgtagccctaaacaagacctgaaacatattcaggaggcatagcactaacagcacactggcttgcgcatcccaaggatattcaaaattctcaaaagctgttgtaattagtcggaaggagagaagggaggcgaacggacggggggaagtatccccccctaacttccccatggattgagtgtaattaccaataaaatccgatagaaggtgcccgaagtatggaaatgatatcactgcctcatacagataccagcttaacctcatgaccagtgatgtaatcatttcacaagttgacattgcccagtacagcaaaatgataatcccaatcactctcccagaggtgagaaacgtaactacaggcaatacatagagcatataagaacttacaaaacgccaccatgtaaacaaatgaatcaacattgtgactaacatctatttatctaatataagaaatgcgtattacaaatttgtttcaacacgctctggccagatctgtcgttatctcaacccttcgtgccccacgttgggcgccaaaaaaggactgtcgtggtttcaacccagctggtaacaaaaaggaccacgcagccgctcgctcactcctcccgcccccctccggtgggatggggaggagacggatgagagaaaagaaaaaaaaacctggaacctcgagggttgagataagggcagtttactgggacaacacagaaaaaaggttacaacaacaacaacggtactaatgaaagaatatacaaaaagagtgatgcacagtgcaactgctcaccacccggaacccgatgctccgccaccgaaagtcgagagccctccccccggcccgctccccatttatatactgagcatgatgtcacatggtatggaatagctccttgggtagttcaggtcggctgccccggctatgcccccccacctcccagtttcctgtaaaaattaactctatcccagctgaacccaggacaagtgCAAAGATCCTTGGGGACCAGCTCTGAGCTGTCATGTGTAGCACCAAAGCAGCTCATTTCCACGCTCGCCAAGTCCCTGGGTCTCCCATCGTCAGCAACATCTGGGTGCGGCGGGTGCCTCTGGTGGAGGTGGGAGCTGCTCGAGGGGCGCAGGATGAAGGCTGGCCCCCTTCTCCTGTGCCGCAGGTTCGAGCCTTGCACCAATGTGACGGCTGAGGTGTACCTGCGTGCCTACCTCTCGCCCTGCATCAATGACTGCAGCATCTACGGCCAGTGCAAGCTGCTGCGCACCAACAACTACCTGTATGCCACCTGCGAGTGCAAAGCTGGTGAGAGCTTCCCTAGGCACCCACGGTGCCTGCTGCACCCGGGGACCCCCGGacatcctcctctcctccccaggggTTGCGCACCCCATTAGTCCTCCTGCGCCAGCTCTCCACAAGGTGCTGGAAAGGGGcttccccgctccctccccagccaCTGCAGGTGCTGCAGGGGTAACAGTGGCTCTCCCCGACCACAGGCTGGAATGGCTGGGGCTGCACGGACAACGCCGAGGCTTTCTCctatggcttccagctcctctccacactgctgctgtgcctcagcAATGTCATGTTTGTACCTCCTGTCGCCATCGCCGTCCGCAGCCACTACCTCCTGGAAGCTGCCATCTACATCTTCACCATGTTCTTCTCCACTGTGAGTGTGGGgttgggggcagctggggggcagGCGATGGGCCGGGGCTTTGTGGGATGGCTCTCACACCCTTTCCCCCCCACCACAGTTTTACCATGCCTGTGACCAGCCTGGCATTGTGGTGTTCTGCATCATGGAGTACGATGTGCTGCAGTTCTGCGACTTCCTGGGCTCCCTCATGTCTGTCTGGGTCACCATCATCGCCATGGCCCGGCTCCAGTCTGTGGTCAAGCAGGTGAGTGGGGGGAGGGGGCATGTGGGGTGGCCAGGGAAGGGACCCATCCTGACATGTGCCCCATTGCCCCATAGGTGTTGTACCTGCTGGGGACCATGCTGCTCTCCATGGCTCTGCAGATGGACCGCCATGGGCTCTGGAACCTGCTGGggcccagcctccttgccttagGGATCATGGCCATCGCCTGGGTAAGGAGATGCTGTCCCCACCCATCCCTTTACGTCCCCATCCCAGCCGCGCTCCGTGTCCTGCCCAGCTGCCCAACCCTACTCCCCTGCCAGCATCTCCCCTCTGCTGCCTTCACCCTTCCCCATGAACCACCTTCCCTGGCTTGTGGGGGACACGGCACCACAGCGGTGGGGCTGTGCCTGTCCCCACAAGGGCTGCCTCTTCCAGCCCCCCTTTCCCCACTGCAGACAGCTCGCACCATCCGGCGCCGCCACTGCTACCCGCCGACCTGGAAGCGCTGGGCTTTCTACCTGTGCCCGGGAGCGCTGATCGCAGCGGCCGCCATGCTGCTCTACGCCTTTGTGGAGACAGAGGAGAACTACTTCTACATCCACAGCATCTGGCACCTGCTCATCGCTGGCAGTGTCAGCTTCCTGCTGCCACCCTGCGCCAAGCCCAGCGGGCGCCTAGGGCCCCTGCCCCAGCGCAAGGGCTGCGGGTACCAGCTCTGCATCAACgaacaggaggagctggggctCGTCGACCCGGCCGTGGCCTCCATCAACAGCATTTGTGCCAGCTGATGCCATCGGTGGCCTGGACTCCTCTGTCACGGACAGCAGCCCTGTGGGGCCCGGCACCTGCTCTCTTTGCTGACCACCCATCCCAGGAGCGCCAGGACTCCTCCGGGTGGGTGCATGGCCGCCTGTGCCGCCCTGTTCTTGCAATTACAGCCTGGTTGAACTTGTCTCCAGGAGTTGCTGCAGCTCAGTTCGGTGCAGAGCTGGGGGGCTTGAGGCTGAGCTGGGGCCACACTCCCCTCTTTGCAGGGCCATGGAAGTGCCCAGAGGACAGGGCTGGGTGCAGAGGAGGGAATGGCAACAGTCTCCTGCTCTCACTCAGGGTCCTGTGGCAAGAGCTCCCACTCTGCAGTGGGCTGCTCTGAGGCTGACACAACTCCAGCATGGAGCAAGGTGGCTGGCAAGAGCTGGGGGGCCAGGGGCTCCAGCCTTTTGGCTCACTGCAGGGCagactgcagagctgggaggacTTGACCATGGTATTGAGCTCTCGTGGGTTGGCTGTAATGCCTGACCCATGGGGAGCCATGCTGTGCCAGGGCAGCCAGTGTCCCCCCCAAGCTGCCAGGACCGTGGGGAGCCCATAGCCCTGGGGGAAGCTGCCAGTGGGGAGTGGTCCCGGTGCTGCCTGCCATGGCGATGCGCAGGGCTGAGAGTGCACTGTCTCCAAGGGCCGCAGCCCACAGCCCCATTCATGTCACCCCGCTGCCTGGATCAGCCCCCCTCAGTGCCCCACACATGGGTGCACCCACCCAGGAGCAGTGGAGTGGCAACCCTGTGTCCCTGTCGGTGCCACCAGCCATGAGCAACTGCCCTGTCTCTGCAGGGCACTGAGCATCACTGGGAGGGGGCATTGCATGGTCTGTACCCCCCCCATCTGGTTGGGGCAACCCTGTCTCAGCCCCTGTTCCTCATCCCAccctgttttggatttgtgtggtggAGTTtcggtagcgggggagggggctacagaggtggctcctgtgagaagctgctagaagcttccccagctccaagtcggacctgcctctggccaaggccgacccaatcagcaatggtggtagcgcctctgggagaacagatttaagaaggggaacctgcagtggagggagagtggaatgtgagagaaacacctatgcagacaccaaggtcagtgaggaaggaggaggaggaggtgtgccagaggaggtgatgcccctgcagcccatggtgagatggcaggctgtctccctgcagcccatggaggtgaacggtggagtagctgcccacttgcagcccgtggaggaccccacgctggagcaggggaagactgtGAGGAGTCCTCcgcctgagaaggaaggagcgacagagacaatgtgtgacgaactaaccacaacccccattccccatccccctgcgccgctgcgggggggaggaggtagagaaaatcgggagtggagtttgttacaatacaaaaaaaatcagttttgtacttacaagttaaaattgtaactataGGGAATTGTGTTAGGTACAATGAATTGTGATAggtataaccatagaaacctcatatattttctattgaattttgtgtttaagaactaacattatgattgaaacaatagacaaaagtgtagccaggggactagctaatagaggtaattacaaaagtgtagttaagtgattaactagtatttactcctaagttttgcagttcttggctcttatgactagatgttcctgtacgctagatgagaacaatgttgaaattgaccacatgtgactgaaattgcgttaagcttcaagatcaaaggaCAAGAACAAGGACTTAAAgaacagccaacagaatctcaaatgggtcggtggtcgtaaaagcagccctttgactcaaatgaatTTGTCATTGtgcatgatcagatgtaggcagtactatgataatcactaataataatttttatgcatatatatattaatctgattaatatgtaattattactccatataacctgtttgtgctgaagctgtggcatgcacactaggtggaagtatcccccgtgcatccagcgctgcaataaatgaagtgcctgcttcttaacgtcacattggtgttaaggagttttattctggatttcggtaacaagttgagcccaggaagaagggaggggtgtggggaaggtgtttttagatttggttttctttctcattatcctgctcttacttgattggtaacaaattaaattgattttggtttttttccccaagtcgagtctggtttgcctgtgacagtaattggtgaatgatccctccctgtccttgtctcagcCCATGAgactttcgttatattttctcctccccatcccaccatgggggaggagtgagcgagtggcctcGTAGTGCTCTGTTatcggctgggcttaaaccacaacacacaccCCCATGGTCAGACACACGGGCTCAGCACCCACCTGAGCCAGTGATGACCGTGGTGTGATGGCAAACACCAGAGCTGTGCATGTGGCTCAAGGACAGGGCATTTCCACCCTGCCCCTGCAGCTCAGAGGGGGCAAGATGGAccagagaggggaggggaaaccCCACTGCCTCTTCTCACCCCTTCGGGGGACTGCTCCAACCCCCCAG encodes:
- the LOC128136160 gene encoding transmembrane protein 8B-like → MKAGPLLLCRRFEPCTNVTAEVYLRAYLSPCINDCSIYGQCKLLRTNNYLYATCECKAGWNGWGCTDNAEAFSYGFQLLSTLLLCLSNVMFVPPVAIAVRSHYLLEAAIYIFTMFFSTFYHACDQPGIVVFCIMEYDVLQFCDFLGSLMSVWVTIIAMARLQSVVKQVLYLLGTMLLSMALQMDRHGLWNLLGPSLLALGIMAIAWTARTIRRRHCYPPTWKRWAFYLCPGALIAAAAMLLYAFVETEENYFYIHSIWHLLIAGSVSFLLPPCAKPSGRLGPLPQRKGCGYQLCINEQEELGLVDPAVASINSICAS